The genomic window CATTCATTATCTCATAAATGCTCTCGTCTTCGATCTTTAGTGGCTCTTTGCAAAACTCACTAAATCCGCTTGATTGGCAAATATCATCAGCTAAAGTTTCTATATCTCCAAGCTGTTTTGATTTATAAATTTGCAAAGCCAGGCTCATAATAAAGTGCCAAATATCAACAACTTCTATGCGTAAATTTTGCTCATCAGTCTTTGCATCAATGCTCTTCCAGTGCTTCCATGCAAAGCTATCGATTAGCTCAGCACACTCCATATATATGCAGCGCCTCCAGCTGATTAATTTATTTTTATTAGTATAACCATTTTCCCAGCCAAGCCCATTCGTCTCATCATTTAGGCTTTGCTGCATCTTTAACATCTCTAAAATAATCGTTCTTTCATTCATTTTAGGCCTTTAAAAATTTTAAAGGATTATAACAAAAAATTATTAAATGCCACGAGATAAGCTTGACTTAAATCATTTTATGTATAAAATTTAGGAGCTAAAATAGGCAAAAATTTCAAAGGAGAAAAAATGAGAGAAAAAGATCTAGTGGTTTGCAATGTTTGCGGACTAAAAAGCAGTGATGATACAAATGCGGTTTTTATCCACGCTCATAAAAATGGTGAAGAAGTTGATATCTGCACCAGTTGTGTTCCAAGCGTGATCCATGGCTCAGGCATGGTCGTAAAATCAAACGAAGAGATAAAGGCTGAAATTTAAACTCTAGCTATCATTTGAGGATCTTGTCTTACAAGGTCTTCAAATTCTTCTGCACTCATAGGCCGAGATAAGAAAAGTCCTTGCACTTCATTACAATCAAGCTCTTTTAAGAAATGAATATCTTCTTCTTTTTCTACACCTTTTGCGCCAACTTTTATCTTCATTGCCTTCGCTAAATCGATAATTGCGGATACGATTTGTGCATCTATTTTGCTATTTGATGCTTGAGCAACAAATTCACTTGCTATTTTTATACGCTTAACACCGTACTTTCTAATATAAATAAATGAAGTATATCCAGAGCCAAAATTATCTATACAAACGTCTATATTATTTTCTTTAAGAATAGAAAAAATTTTATCAAGCGTTTTAGAATTATTTGTCCATATTTCTTCGCCAAATTCTATTTCAAAAAGCTCTAGATTTATATGGTGAGAGCGTAAGCTAGAAACAAAATCTAAAACAAATTTTTCTGATTTATTTTGAATCTGTGCAACATTTATGCTTATTTTTGGTATCAAGAGTTTTTCTTTTTGCCATCTATCTACATACTCTATGGTCTTTGAAACTAAAAGCGAGCAAATATCGTTTAAGATATCGCTATTTACGTTGACCTCTTTCATAAATTTGCTTGCTTCCATCAAGCCAAATTTTTCTGATTTCCAATATAAAAAAACCTCTGCGTAGATCATTTTTTCGATTTTTAGATCAAATATTGGTTGAAAATATACATGAAGGTCTTCTTGTAAATTAGCTTTTTTAAGTGCGATCTCGATGCTTGAGCTTAGGTGCATTTCATTGCTAATTTTATCGCTATAAACCATAGGATTTAAAGCTGGATTTTTCTTGGCGTAATACATTGCCATATCTGCGTTTTTTATAATATTTCTTGGATTTGCCGTGCTATTTTTTGTTGCTACGTCTATGCCTATTATGCACTTAAGCCCAAAGTGATATCTATCTATTTGAATTGGCTTTTCAATAGCGTCTTTTAAGGCAATACCAAGATTTAAGCGTTTTGTATGACTATTTATCTCCATTTTTGCTAATACGATAAATTCGTCCGCGCTAATCCTTGCTATGGCCTCTTGTCTATTGCAAACTTCAAGTATCCTTTTTGCAACTAATTTTAAAATTCTATCGCCTATTTCGTGCCCGTAAGATGTATTTATGCTTTTAAAACGGCTTAAATTTATATAATAAACCGCGATTTCCTCATCTTCAGAGATGCTTTTACACATTCTTTCAAGCTCATTTACTATAAAATTTCTATTGCCAAGGTCCGTTAGATAGTCTTTTTCGGACATATCTTGAAGTCTTAAATTTGCGAGCATAAGTTCATTGGTTCGCTCATGCATCGACTTTTCCATCTCTCTATGAAGATTTTTCTCATAATCTAATATTTTTCTACTTGCGATAGAGCTTTTAACGTAGTAATTAACAATAGCATTTACAACCAAGATAAATAACGAGATAAGTGCGCTAAAAGATGTTAGATCTTCTTGTAATAGCAAAGGTAAAACTATTATTATTGGTAACCATTTTGATCCTATTGAGATATCTTTATCGGTATTTGTAACATATTCATTTTTAGCTTTTAAATGAAAAGCTCCTATCATCAAAAAGAAGAAAGGAACGATATATAAAAAATCTATTTTATGGCCAAAATTTACATTTGAGATCTGACTATAAAAAATAAATAAATTTAGCATCGTAAATAAAATACTAGCTGATATGAGGTAAAAGCCACTAATTTTTATATGAAGCAAGCTGCTTGTAAAAATCTCACTTAAAGTAATAAAAAGTATAAGAAAATTTATGGCTACAATAGAGAGAAAAACGATATTTGATCTATTATTTATCATCGATAAGATATCTACTTCATCAAAAATACCATATATTAAAATTACTATTAAAAAAAAGACACTTATGCTATCCATAATAATGGCTAGCTTTTCTTGACTGGCTGCAAATTTTGAATACAAAAATATACTAACACCAGTTAAAATAGATATCATTGGCAACATAAAAAACACATCAAGATACGCGTAAGAACTATGAGCCCGCAATAGTACATCTTGATTTAACACCATTAATGCATCGCAAATAGACCATAAAAAAACACCAAAACATATTGCAAGCCAATGCGTTATTTTGGTTTTTACTTTATCCATTGAAGTATAAATGCCAAAAGTTATCATAAAGAAACTAAGCAAAATAGATATTTTTCCAATTAGATTATAGTCTAGTAAAGATGCTAATAGTGCAAATACGAATAGCGCTACAACTGCAACTAAGATCCATTTTCGCATGCCAGTTATAGATGATTTTGATATTAAAAAAATAGTGTCCCTCTCCTAAGAAATAGTCCAAATTATACAAAAATTGACTTTGCTTTTGGTTATAATTTCCCAAAAAATTTTAAAATTCACAAAGGTATCTTATGAAGTGCAATATCGTCATAAATGGACAAAATTTAATAGATTATAAATCTTTTAACTTATTTCTATCAAAAGCAGCAAGGAAACAATATTTTATAAATACCTTTATGATATTTACTGAAGCCATCATAGCTGGTTTTGTTGCTGATATGCTATTAAAAAGTAAAATTTTTACTGTCATCGGAGCTGTTTTTGCTATATTTTGGATCATTTTTTATCCTATCTTTTTAAAAAGAAGTCGCATAGCTGCATTAAAAAGAATTGAAATTTCAGACGTTCAAAAGCAAATGAATTTTGAAGTAAATGAGAAATTTCTAGCTTATTATGAAAGCGAACCCAAAGAAAATGAAAAATTTGACCTAAATGAAGTTAGTGAAATTTATGAACTCAAAAATATCTTTATTATTTTTTTAGAAGAAAAGATTCATCTAATAATCCCAAAAGATGAAGCTAGCTCAAAAATGATAAATGAGCTGGCTAAACTTTGCCATAAAGATATTTTAAAATTTGAAAATTTTAGCGCAAAGAGTGTGCTTAAATAGCACTTATTATAAGTTTTTCAAAATCCTCTGCACTCATTGGCTTACCCCAAAGATACCCTTGCACCTCATCGCATCCAAGCTCTCTTAAAATTTCAAGCTGGGTTTCATCTTCGACGCCTTCAGCAATAGTCTTTAGCTCCACATTTTTAGCCAAAGCTATAACGCTTTTTACCACATCTTTATCTATATCATTTTTAGCAATATTGTCTATCAGCTCTTTAGCGATCTTTAGACGACTCATAGGATATTTTTTAATATAACTCATCGATGAAAAACCAGTACCAAAATCATCTATAGAGATGCAAATTCCTCTATTTGAAAGCTCAGATAACGCACTTTGCATCATCTCTTCTGCATTTACAAGGCTAGCCTCAGTGATCTCAACATCTACACAAGATGGATCGATGCCGTATCTATCTATATAGCTTAAAAATTTAGACGCAAAATTTATATTATCAATCTGTTTTGGTGAGATATTTATGCCTATTTTTAGGTTTGTATTATATTTTTCATTCCAAAAGGCCATTTGTTTTATAGCGTTTTTTGCCACCCATTTTCCTATCGCATTGATAATAGAGCTTTGTTCGGCTATTGGGATAAATTTTGATTGATCTACCGGACCTTTTATAGGAGAGTTCCACCTAACAAGAGCCTCTGCTCCTACTATTTTTTTACCTTCTATTAGATATTGGGGCTGAAATTTTAGCTCAAATTCTTCATCAAAGCTTATGCTATTTAGCAATATTTCTATATAGTTTCTATCCTGAATCATGCTTTTTATATCACTATAAAAAACATACTTTTCAGATGCATCTTTCTTTGCTGCTTCTAGTGCTGCTTCTGATTGCATGATAAAATCATCAGCCAAAATTTCACTGGTTTGTGTCGAGCTAATCCCTATTTTTGCATCAAGTACAATTTTATAATCATCTATAACGATTGGCTCTGAAATAGCTTTTAGTAGATAGCGTAAAAATTCCCTGCAATGCACATTTTCATTTTGCTTGACAACAACGATAAAGTCATCTCCGCCAGATCTTGCAAATAAGGAATCGTTTGGTGGCAATATTGACTCAATATTTAAAGCAAACTTTGCTATTACATCATCGCCGATATAATGCCCGTACGAGTCATTTATCGCCTTAAAATGGTTTATATCAATACTATAAAGATCTATCTTTTCGCCAAGCGCCTTTGACTTTATCATCTCTTCAAGCCTTGCGATAAAATACTGGCGATTTAGAGCATTCGTTAGATAATCATATTTACTGATCCTTTGTAGGTGCCTATTTGTCTCTTCAAGCTCTTTTACTTTACTTTCTATCTGATTATTTAACACTTTTTTGATATGTATTTCACGTTTAATTAAAATATCCATCTTTCTAACATTAGAAAATGTATAAGATAATGCCCCGTATGCAAGCAAAGTAACTAAAATAGAAAATAACCATGTCAAATTTATCTTCCAAGAGTACAAGATCATGATCGTCAAAAATACGGCGAAAACAAATAGCTTTTGTATTAAAATTTTATCAAAATCGTTTCTGAGTGCCCTAAATTTTAGATTTGCCTCACCCTCTCTTAAATGAAGCGTAGCAACAAACAACATAAAAAATGAACTCTTAAATACAATGTCGTATCCAGAAAAGGATATTTCATCTATCCAAAAATCCATTGTAGTGGTAAAAATGTCATAAGTGCTTATTGCAATAAGCGCTATCAAGCATAAAAGTATAGATAGTCTTCTTTTTGAAAATTTAAGTGAAAAAAACGCAACAAATGAGGTACAAAACATAAATAAATCTATGGCAATGTAACTTAGATTAAAAAAATCTTTTTGGCTTAAAACTTGGGTTAAATTTCTATTAAAAATCATAAACCACATAAAGCTAAAATATATCGCAAAAAT from Campylobacter concisus includes these protein-coding regions:
- the dut gene encoding dUTPase, which encodes MNERTIILEMLKMQQSLNDETNGLGWENGYTNKNKLISWRRCIYMECAELIDSFAWKHWKSIDAKTDEQNLRIEVVDIWHFIMSLALQIYKSKQLGDIETLADDICQSSGFSEFCKEPLKIEDESIYEIMNDVEMLIHECSGFDYDIFDILKIYFSMSLKCGVNLYSLYECYIAKNVLNRFRQNNGYKEGSYKKNWNGREDNEVMSEILSNGVSKIGEIYATLELEYKKVK
- a CDS encoding bifunctional diguanylate cyclase/phosphodiesterase, producing MITFGIYTSMDKVKTKITHWLAICFGVFLWSICDALMVLNQDVLLRAHSSYAYLDVFFMLPMISILTGVSIFLYSKFAASQEKLAIIMDSISVFFLIVILIYGIFDEVDILSMINNRSNIVFLSIVAINFLILFITLSEIFTSSLLHIKISGFYLISASILFTMLNLFIFYSQISNVNFGHKIDFLYIVPFFFLMIGAFHLKAKNEYVTNTDKDISIGSKWLPIIIVLPLLLQEDLTSFSALISLFILVVNAIVNYYVKSSIASRKILDYEKNLHREMEKSMHERTNELMLANLRLQDMSEKDYLTDLGNRNFIVNELERMCKSISEDEEIAVYYINLSRFKSINTSYGHEIGDRILKLVAKRILEVCNRQEAIARISADEFIVLAKMEINSHTKRLNLGIALKDAIEKPIQIDRYHFGLKCIIGIDVATKNSTANPRNIIKNADMAMYYAKKNPALNPMVYSDKISNEMHLSSSIEIALKKANLQEDLHVYFQPIFDLKIEKMIYAEVFLYWKSEKFGLMEASKFMKEVNVNSDILNDICSLLVSKTIEYVDRWQKEKLLIPKISINVAQIQNKSEKFVLDFVSSLRSHHINLELFEIEFGEEIWTNNSKTLDKIFSILKENNIDVCIDNFGSGYTSFIYIRKYGVKRIKIASEFVAQASNSKIDAQIVSAIIDLAKAMKIKVGAKGVEKEEDIHFLKELDCNEVQGLFLSRPMSAEEFEDLVRQDPQMIARV
- a CDS encoding putative bifunctional diguanylate cyclase/phosphodiesterase codes for the protein MDFWIDEISFSGYDIVFKSSFFMLFVATLHLREGEANLKFRALRNDFDKILIQKLFVFAVFLTIMILYSWKINLTWLFSILVTLLAYGALSYTFSNVRKMDILIKREIHIKKVLNNQIESKVKELEETNRHLQRISKYDYLTNALNRQYFIARLEEMIKSKALGEKIDLYSIDINHFKAINDSYGHYIGDDVIAKFALNIESILPPNDSLFARSGGDDFIVVVKQNENVHCREFLRYLLKAISEPIVIDDYKIVLDAKIGISSTQTSEILADDFIMQSEAALEAAKKDASEKYVFYSDIKSMIQDRNYIEILLNSISFDEEFELKFQPQYLIEGKKIVGAEALVRWNSPIKGPVDQSKFIPIAEQSSIINAIGKWVAKNAIKQMAFWNEKYNTNLKIGINISPKQIDNINFASKFLSYIDRYGIDPSCVDVEITEASLVNAEEMMQSALSELSNRGICISIDDFGTGFSSMSYIKKYPMSRLKIAKELIDNIAKNDIDKDVVKSVIALAKNVELKTIAEGVEDETQLEILRELGCDEVQGYLWGKPMSAEDFEKLIISAI